The following proteins are encoded in a genomic region of Bubalus kerabau isolate K-KA32 ecotype Philippines breed swamp buffalo chromosome 13, PCC_UOA_SB_1v2, whole genome shotgun sequence:
- the LPIN3 gene encoding phosphatidate phosphatase LPIN3 isoform X2, which produces MNYMGQLAETVFGTVKGLYRGLNPATLSGGIDVLVVRQVDGSFRCSPFHVRFGKLGVLRSREKVVDIEINGEPVDLHMKLGDSGEAFFVQELESDEEDVPPLLCTSPIPWGGLAGFPSDSQLGTTSEPDASSAGMASSGRKKKRRRRKTKRKEGTVAADSSSEELEAGAESEPSLLEKPRPEPPGIQPEGESSPEPKDIYPYSDGEWHPQASLSPGELTSPKSDSELELRTPEPSPLRVESHMQWAWGRLPKVGKAEWPESSVAADASSRTASPPQGAPSTPSASVIGVDPPGLPTLQRGAGTDLLQPDTEAPTLAGPPLSAPEREETKTQSSGDAGPHPPSKSWSWAALKDPAHTRKPKGVSQRKGSLKRSQHLGPSDIYLDDLPSLDSENAALYFPQSNSGLGAGKWSAPDSLKPLGDCNPEQEPEPTADTADAVALSLCGGLADSRDVSMEKFNQHLVSYEDLAQNPGLLDDPNLVVKINKQHYNWAVAAPMILSLQAFQKNLPKSAVDKLEKEKMPRKGGRWWFSWRRRDFPAKECSAQREKTAVQEQRGEKTEALSSEDDTLDSPVILEAPSPPPSPPAHARAYKKSLRLSSSQIRRLNLQEGANDVVFSVTTQYQGTCRCRATIYLWKWDDKVVISDIDGTITKSDALGHILPQLGKDWTHQGITSLYHKIHLNGYKFLYCSARAIGMANLTKGYLQWVSERGCGLPKGPILLSPSSLFSALHREVIEKKPEVFKIACLSDVQQLFLPQEQPFYAAFGNRPNDVTAYRQVGLPACRIFTVNPRGELSQELIKNHKSTYERLSEVVELLFPPVARGPSADLAHPEYSNFCYWREPVAPVDLNALA; this is translated from the exons ATGAACTACATGGGGCAGCTGGCGGAGACCGTGTTCGGTACGGTGAAGGGCCTATACCGGGGCCTGAACCCGGCCACGCTGAGCGGGGGCATCGACGTGCTGGTGGTGAGGCAGGTGGATGGCTCCTTCCGATGCTCGCCTTTCCACGTGCGCTTTGGCAAGCTGGGCGTCCTGCGCTCGCGGGAGAAGGTG GTGGACATTGAGATCAACGGGGAGCCAGTGGACCTGCACATGAAGCTGGGGGACAGCGGGGAGGCCTTCTTCGTCCAGGAGCTGGAGAGCGATGAA GAAGATGTGCCTCCCCTCCTATGCACGTCACCCATCCCTTGGGGGGGCCTGGCGGGGTTCCCTTCGGACTCCCAGCTGGGCACCACCAGCGAGCCTGATGCCAGCAGCGCGGGCATGGCCTCCAGTGGGCGGAAGAAGAAACGGCGCAGGAGGAAAACCAAGCGGAAGGAGGGCACGGTGGCAGCCGATTCTAGTTCAGAGGAGCTGgaggcgggtgctgagagtgAGCCATCCCTGCTGGAAAAGCCAAGGCCGGAGCCCCCAGG CATCCAGCCAGAAGGGGAGTCCTCTCCGGAGCCCAAAGACATCTACCCCTACTCTGACGGCGAGTGGCACCCCCAGGCCAG CCTCTCACCAGGTGAGCTAACATCTCCCAAGAGTGACTCAGAGCTGGAACTGCGGACCCCCGAACCCAGTCCCCTGAGAGTGGAGTCCCACATGCAGTGGGCCTGGGGGAGGCTGCCGAAG GTGGGCAAAGCTGAGTGGCCCGAGTCCTCGGTGGCCGCTGATGCCAGCTCCAGGACAGCCTCTCCGCCTCAGGGGGCGCCCAGCACCCCCTCCGCCTCTGTGATTGGTGTGGACCCTCCGGGACTCCCAACCCTGCAGAGAGGGGCTGGCACTGACCTTCTTCAGCCTGACACGGAGGCGCCCACTCTGGCGGGTCCCCCTCTCTCTGCCCCTGAGAGGgaggaaaccaagactcagagTTCTGGGGACGCGGGGCCCCATCCTCCATCCAAATCCTGGAGCTGGGCTGCTTTGAAAGACCCCGCTCACACCCGGAAGCCGAAGGGGGTCTCCCAGAGGAAAG GTTCCCTGAAAAGAAGCCAGCACCTGGGCCCCAGTGACATCTACCTGGATGACCTGCCCTCCCTGGATTCTGAGAACGCAGCCCTTTACTTCCCCCAGAG CAACAGTGGGCTGGGGGCCGGGAAGTGGAGTGCACCGGACAGCCTGAAGCCCCTGGGGGACTGCAACCCCGAGCAGGAGCCAGAGCCCACTGCGGACACAGCAGACGCAGTGGCGCTGTCCCTCTGCGGGGGCCTGGCCGACAGCAGGGACGTTTCCATGG AGAAGTTCAACCAGCACCTGGTCTCCTACGAGGACCTCGCCCAAAACCCCGGCCTCCTAGACGACCCGAACCTGGTGGTGAAGATCAACAAGCA GCATTATAACTGGGCTGTAGCTGCCCCCATGATCCTGTCCCTGCAAGCCTTTCAGAAAAACCTACCCAAG AGTGCCGTGGACAAGCTGGAGAAGGAGAAGATGCCCCGGAAGGGAGGCCGGTGGTGGTTTTCCTGGCGACGCAGGGATTTCCCGGCCAAGGAG TGCAGCGCCCAGAGGGAGAAAACCGCAGTGCAGGAGCAACGGGG ggagaagacagaagCCCTGAGCAGCGAGGACGACACCCTGGACAGCCCTGTCATCCTGgaggccccctccccgcccccatcgCCCCCAGCCCATGCCCGTGCCTACAAGAAGTCCCTCCGCCTCTCCTCCAGTCAGATC CGGCGCCTGAACCTGCAAGAAGGTGCCAACGACGTGGTCTTCAGTGTGACCACCCAGTACCAGGGCACCTGCCGCTGCAGGGCCACCATCTACCTGTGGAAGTGGGACGACAAGGTGGTCATCTCCGATATCGACGGCACCATCACCAA GTCGGACGCTCTGGGCCACATTCTGCCCCAACTGGGAAAAGACTGGACACATCAGGGCATCACCAGTCTCTACCACAAAATCCACCT AAACGGGTACAAGTTCCTGTACTGCTCGGCACGGGCCATCGGCATGGCCAACCTCACCAAGGGGTACCTGCAGTGGGTGAGCGAGAGGGGCTGCGGCCTCCctaagggccccatcttgctgtCCCCCAGCAGCCTCTTCTCTGCCCTGCACAG GGAGGTGATAGAGAAGAAGCCAGAGGTGTTCAAGATCGCCTGCCTGAGCGATGTCCAGCAGCTCTTTCTGCCCCAGGAACAGCCCTTCTATGCCGCCTTTGGAAACAGGCCTAAT GATGTCACTGCCTACCGGCAGGTCGGCCTGCCTGCCTGCCGCATCTTCACGGTCAACCCCCGGGGAGAGCTCAGCCAGGAGCTGATAAAGAACCACAAGTCCAC GTACGAGCGGCTCAGCGAGGTGGTGGAGCTTCTCTTCCCGCCTGTGGCCCGCGGCCCCAGCGCAGACCTGGCCCACCCTGAATACAGCAACTTCTGCTACTGGCGGGAGCCGGTGGCCCCCGTGGACCTCAACGCCTTGGCCTGA
- the LPIN3 gene encoding phosphatidate phosphatase LPIN3 isoform X1: MNYMGQLAETVFGTVKGLYRGLNPATLSGGIDVLVVRQVDGSFRCSPFHVRFGKLGVLRSREKVVDIEINGEPVDLHMKLGDSGEAFFVQELESDEEDVPPLLCTSPIPWGGLAGFPSDSQLGTTSEPDASSAGMASSGRKKKRRRRKTKRKEGTVAADSSSEELEAGAESEPSLLEKPRPEPPGSIQPEGESSPEPKDIYPYSDGEWHPQASLSPGELTSPKSDSELELRTPEPSPLRVESHMQWAWGRLPKVGKAEWPESSVAADASSRTASPPQGAPSTPSASVIGVDPPGLPTLQRGAGTDLLQPDTEAPTLAGPPLSAPEREETKTQSSGDAGPHPPSKSWSWAALKDPAHTRKPKGVSQRKGSLKRSQHLGPSDIYLDDLPSLDSENAALYFPQSNSGLGAGKWSAPDSLKPLGDCNPEQEPEPTADTADAVALSLCGGLADSRDVSMEKFNQHLVSYEDLAQNPGLLDDPNLVVKINKQHYNWAVAAPMILSLQAFQKNLPKSAVDKLEKEKMPRKGGRWWFSWRRRDFPAKECSAQREKTAVQEQRGEKTEALSSEDDTLDSPVILEAPSPPPSPPAHARAYKKSLRLSSSQIRRLNLQEGANDVVFSVTTQYQGTCRCRATIYLWKWDDKVVISDIDGTITKSDALGHILPQLGKDWTHQGITSLYHKIHLNGYKFLYCSARAIGMANLTKGYLQWVSERGCGLPKGPILLSPSSLFSALHREVIEKKPEVFKIACLSDVQQLFLPQEQPFYAAFGNRPNDVTAYRQVGLPACRIFTVNPRGELSQELIKNHKSTYERLSEVVELLFPPVARGPSADLAHPEYSNFCYWREPVAPVDLNALA; encoded by the exons ATGAACTACATGGGGCAGCTGGCGGAGACCGTGTTCGGTACGGTGAAGGGCCTATACCGGGGCCTGAACCCGGCCACGCTGAGCGGGGGCATCGACGTGCTGGTGGTGAGGCAGGTGGATGGCTCCTTCCGATGCTCGCCTTTCCACGTGCGCTTTGGCAAGCTGGGCGTCCTGCGCTCGCGGGAGAAGGTG GTGGACATTGAGATCAACGGGGAGCCAGTGGACCTGCACATGAAGCTGGGGGACAGCGGGGAGGCCTTCTTCGTCCAGGAGCTGGAGAGCGATGAA GAAGATGTGCCTCCCCTCCTATGCACGTCACCCATCCCTTGGGGGGGCCTGGCGGGGTTCCCTTCGGACTCCCAGCTGGGCACCACCAGCGAGCCTGATGCCAGCAGCGCGGGCATGGCCTCCAGTGGGCGGAAGAAGAAACGGCGCAGGAGGAAAACCAAGCGGAAGGAGGGCACGGTGGCAGCCGATTCTAGTTCAGAGGAGCTGgaggcgggtgctgagagtgAGCCATCCCTGCTGGAAAAGCCAAGGCCGGAGCCCCCAGG CAGCATCCAGCCAGAAGGGGAGTCCTCTCCGGAGCCCAAAGACATCTACCCCTACTCTGACGGCGAGTGGCACCCCCAGGCCAG CCTCTCACCAGGTGAGCTAACATCTCCCAAGAGTGACTCAGAGCTGGAACTGCGGACCCCCGAACCCAGTCCCCTGAGAGTGGAGTCCCACATGCAGTGGGCCTGGGGGAGGCTGCCGAAG GTGGGCAAAGCTGAGTGGCCCGAGTCCTCGGTGGCCGCTGATGCCAGCTCCAGGACAGCCTCTCCGCCTCAGGGGGCGCCCAGCACCCCCTCCGCCTCTGTGATTGGTGTGGACCCTCCGGGACTCCCAACCCTGCAGAGAGGGGCTGGCACTGACCTTCTTCAGCCTGACACGGAGGCGCCCACTCTGGCGGGTCCCCCTCTCTCTGCCCCTGAGAGGgaggaaaccaagactcagagTTCTGGGGACGCGGGGCCCCATCCTCCATCCAAATCCTGGAGCTGGGCTGCTTTGAAAGACCCCGCTCACACCCGGAAGCCGAAGGGGGTCTCCCAGAGGAAAG GTTCCCTGAAAAGAAGCCAGCACCTGGGCCCCAGTGACATCTACCTGGATGACCTGCCCTCCCTGGATTCTGAGAACGCAGCCCTTTACTTCCCCCAGAG CAACAGTGGGCTGGGGGCCGGGAAGTGGAGTGCACCGGACAGCCTGAAGCCCCTGGGGGACTGCAACCCCGAGCAGGAGCCAGAGCCCACTGCGGACACAGCAGACGCAGTGGCGCTGTCCCTCTGCGGGGGCCTGGCCGACAGCAGGGACGTTTCCATGG AGAAGTTCAACCAGCACCTGGTCTCCTACGAGGACCTCGCCCAAAACCCCGGCCTCCTAGACGACCCGAACCTGGTGGTGAAGATCAACAAGCA GCATTATAACTGGGCTGTAGCTGCCCCCATGATCCTGTCCCTGCAAGCCTTTCAGAAAAACCTACCCAAG AGTGCCGTGGACAAGCTGGAGAAGGAGAAGATGCCCCGGAAGGGAGGCCGGTGGTGGTTTTCCTGGCGACGCAGGGATTTCCCGGCCAAGGAG TGCAGCGCCCAGAGGGAGAAAACCGCAGTGCAGGAGCAACGGGG ggagaagacagaagCCCTGAGCAGCGAGGACGACACCCTGGACAGCCCTGTCATCCTGgaggccccctccccgcccccatcgCCCCCAGCCCATGCCCGTGCCTACAAGAAGTCCCTCCGCCTCTCCTCCAGTCAGATC CGGCGCCTGAACCTGCAAGAAGGTGCCAACGACGTGGTCTTCAGTGTGACCACCCAGTACCAGGGCACCTGCCGCTGCAGGGCCACCATCTACCTGTGGAAGTGGGACGACAAGGTGGTCATCTCCGATATCGACGGCACCATCACCAA GTCGGACGCTCTGGGCCACATTCTGCCCCAACTGGGAAAAGACTGGACACATCAGGGCATCACCAGTCTCTACCACAAAATCCACCT AAACGGGTACAAGTTCCTGTACTGCTCGGCACGGGCCATCGGCATGGCCAACCTCACCAAGGGGTACCTGCAGTGGGTGAGCGAGAGGGGCTGCGGCCTCCctaagggccccatcttgctgtCCCCCAGCAGCCTCTTCTCTGCCCTGCACAG GGAGGTGATAGAGAAGAAGCCAGAGGTGTTCAAGATCGCCTGCCTGAGCGATGTCCAGCAGCTCTTTCTGCCCCAGGAACAGCCCTTCTATGCCGCCTTTGGAAACAGGCCTAAT GATGTCACTGCCTACCGGCAGGTCGGCCTGCCTGCCTGCCGCATCTTCACGGTCAACCCCCGGGGAGAGCTCAGCCAGGAGCTGATAAAGAACCACAAGTCCAC GTACGAGCGGCTCAGCGAGGTGGTGGAGCTTCTCTTCCCGCCTGTGGCCCGCGGCCCCAGCGCAGACCTGGCCCACCCTGAATACAGCAACTTCTGCTACTGGCGGGAGCCGGTGGCCCCCGTGGACCTCAACGCCTTGGCCTGA
- the EMILIN3 gene encoding EMILIN-3 gives MGRRRLPVWLCAVAALLSGAQAKGTPLLTRPAPPGASRYSLYTTGWRPRLRPGPHKALCAYVVHRNVTCILQEGAESYLKAEYRQCGWGPKCPGTVTYRSVLRPRYKVGYKTVTDLAWRCCPGLAGEGCPEHLTDHGATPPQPEPETQSPSGQVGPGPRPLPSSRVAPSPHGRKGPGLFGERLERLEGDVQRLAQAYGTLSGLVARRDDPSRMTGGPRAPATPVGFGVIPEGFVSPRDRAGKPLSPPLDEILSKVTEVSNTLRTKVQLLDKVHGLALGHEAHLQRLREVPPSPLTSLALLDEYVDRRLHRLWGSLLDGFEQKLQGVQSACDLHVQEVRQQCEEGQAASRRLHQSLDGRELALRRELSQLGTRLQGLSVAGGGSCCGQLAFIRARVDSLERNLQAVIEAHRGRGAPDGDDLTRLSAAMLEGGMDGLLEGVETANGTGGGAGGCCLGMEEGGWGSRGFHTTLEERVQRLEERLVTLARELSHDRAPPGRPARPLVQTELAVLEQRLVSLETSCTPGTTSAVLDKLGAEVKAWQSRSEALLRQVASHAVLLQQLNGTVAEVQGQLAEATGSSLQGEITLLKVNLNSVSKSLTGLSDSVSQYSDAFLAANTSLDERERKVEAEVHAIQEQVSSQGSRLQADHRQVLSLRGELEQLRASMAEVAGGLSRCQDTAQELRHAVGHFDQRVAQVEGACRRLGLLAAGLDSLPAESPGPREGLWDHVDQLNRTLGQHAKDIARLRDDLLDCRAQLAERARPGQAN, from the exons ATGGGCCGCCGCCGCCTGCCGGTCTGGCTGTGCGCCGTGGCGGCGCTGCTCTCGGGGGCGCAGGCCAAGGGCACCCCGCTCCTCACGCGGCCCGCGCCTCCGGGTGCTTCCCGCTACAGCCTCTACACGACGGGATGGCGCCCGCGGCTGCGCCCGGGGCCGCACAA GGCCCTCTGTGCGTACGTCGTGCACAGGAATGTGACCTGCATCTTACAGGAGGGAGCGGAGAGCTACCTAAAGGCTGAATACCGGCAGTGCGGCTGGGGGCCCAAGTGCCCCGGGACAGTCAC GTACCGCTCGGTGCTCAGACCCAGATACAAGGTGGGCTACAAGACGGTGACGGACCTCGCCTGGCGTTGTTGCCCTGGCCTCGCTGGAGAAGGCTGTCCCGAGCACCTCACAGACCACGGGGCCACACCACCTCAGCCGGAGCCTGAGACCCAGAGTCCCTCTGGGCAGGTGGGCCCGGGCCCCAGGCCCCTTCCTTCCAGCAGAGTGGCCCCAAGCCCCCATG GAAGGAAAGGCCCAGGGCTGTTTGGTGAACGGCTGGAACGCCTGGAGGGTGACGTCCAGCGCCTGGCACAAGCATATGGTACCCTCAGCGGCCTGGTGGCTAGGCGTGACGACCCCAGTAGGATGACTGGTGGACCCAGGGCTCCTGCCACCCCCGTGGGCTTTGGGGTCATCCCTGAGGGCTTTGTGAGCCCCCGAGACAGAGCTGGAAAACCGCTCAGCCCGCCCCTGGATGAGATCCTGAGCAAGGTGACCGAGGTGAGCAACACACTCCGGACCAAGGTGCAGCTGCTGGACAAAGTGCACGGGCTGGCCCTTGGCCACGAGGCTCACCTACAGCGGCTGCGGGAGGTGCCCCCGTCCCCCCTCACCTCCCTGGCGCTGCTGGACGAGTACGTGGACCGACGGCTGCACCGGCTCTGGGGCAGCCTGCTGGACGGCTTCGAGCAGAAGCTGCAGGGCGTCCAGAGCGCATGCGACCTGCATGTGCAGGAGGTGCGGCAGCAGTGTGAGGAGGGCCAGGCGGCCAGCCGGAGGCTGCACCAGAGCCTCGATGGCCGAGAGCTGGCCCTGCGCCGGGAACTCTCACAGCTGGGTACCCGGCTGCAGGGCCTGAGTGTGGCTGGCGGGGGCAGCTGCTGTGGGCAGCTGGCCTTCATCAGGGCCCGCGTGGACAGCCTCGAGAGGAACCTGCAGGCTGTGATTGAGGCCCACCGGGGCCGCGGCGCCCCCGATGGGGATGACCTCACGCGGCTGTCTGCCGCCATGCTCGAGGGGGGCATGGATGGGCTGCTGGAGGGCGTGGAGACCGCCAACGGGACAGGGGGTGGAGCCGGGGGCTGCTGTCTGGGGATGGAGGAAGGGGGCTGGGGCTCGCGCGGCTTCCACACCACACTGGAAGAGCGTGTGCAGAGGCTGGAGGAACGCCTGGTGACGCTGGCCAGGGAGCTGAGCCACGACCGCGCCCCTCCAGGCAGGCCGGCTCGGCCTCTCGTGCAGACAGAGCTGGCCGTGCTGGAGCAGAGGCTGGTTTCGCTGGAGACCTCGTGTACCCCCGGCACCACCTCTGCCGTCCTGGACAAGCTCGGGGCCGAGGTGAAGGCCTGGCAGAGCCGGAGTGAGGCCCTCCTGCGCCAGGTGGCCAGCCACGCGGTCCTGCTCCAGCAGCTCAATGGCACCGTGGCTGAGGTCCAGGGGCAGCTGGCAGAAGCGACGGGCAGCTCTCTCCAAGGCGAGATCACCCTGCTCAAGGTCAACCTGAATTCTGTGAGCAAGTCGCTCACGGGCCTCAGCGACTCCGTCAGCCAGTATTCCGATGCCTTCTTGGCCGCCAACACGTCCCTGGATGAGCGGGAACGCAAGGTGGAGGCCGAGGTCCATGCCATCCAGGAGCAGGTCAGCAGCCAAGGCTCACGGCTTCAGGCTGATCACAGGCAGGTCCTGAGCCTGCGGGGGGAGCTGGAGCAGCTCAGGGCCAGCATGGCCGAGGTGGCTGGCGGGCTGAGCCGCTGCCAGGACACGGCCCAGGAGCTCCGGCACGCGGTGGGACACTTCGATCAGAGGGTGGCCCAAGTGGAAGGTGCCTGCAGGAGGCTGGGCCTGCTGGCTGCGGGCCTGGACAGCTTGCCAGCTGAGTCGCCGGGGCCCAGGGAGGGCCTGTGGGACCATGTGGACCAGCTGAATCGCACGCTGGGCCAGCACGCCAAGGACATCGCCCGCCTCCGGGATGATCTGCTGGACTGCCGTGCCCAGCTGGCTGAGCGGGCGCGGCCAGGGCAGGCCAATTAG